GCATCGGCTTCATCAGCTGCGGCGAACTGCATCCGAAGCCTCGCCCGGTCCTCGACCGTGGCCCCGAACTTCGCAACCCTCAGCCTCAGCTCGGAAGCCACGGAGGTTTCCCCTGACCAGAGCCGGGCGTGGAGAAGGGCGGTGTCCAGGAGGAACTCCCAGTCCGTGGAGGAGAAGTGTTCGGCCTGGGCGCTGTTGCGCCACCGGTCCCACCACTCGCGGGTGCGCTCGGGCCACTGGTACTCGACCAATTCGTCGCCTTCGTGCACCCGGAAGTCAGGCAACTCGGGAGGCTCGGAGTGCTCGAACCGCAAGAGGGTCTGGGGCGCGGACTCGGCGTTTCGTCGCGCTCGTCGCCCGGGGTCTTTCGGGGCTGGGCCTCGACCGGCCATGCTCACCTCCCGGCGTTCAGAAACGGAACCCTGTTCAGGTCCGCGAGGATGTTCGGGGCGTCGCTGTGGGGGACGCCTGTGACTGGCGCGTATCGGCCGGGTGCGAGCACCTCCACGTCGAACTCCGGCCCGCGGACTCGCTGGGGCCTCAGCTCGCCGTCACCCCAGACACGGACACAGGACGCTGTGGCCTCGGCATAGGTGATGGGCAACTGGTTCAGGAGAAGGCCAGCGTCACCGCGCACGAGCAGGCACACGATTCCCGCGCCGACGACGAAGCCGAGGCCTCCGATCGAGGACCGCTCCGCTTGCGTGTGCGTAGTCCAGGTGTCAGGAGTGGTCGCAGCGTGCCCCTGCGGGGTCATGGGGATACCCGCGCGGGTCAAGCGCACCCACCTACGTGCGGTGCGCATCCGGGCCGGGATGGGGGAGCGCTCGGCCTCCTTGCCGCGTTGACGTGCTGCGGCAGCACGACAGGCAGGAGAGCAGTACTGGGCGTGGGATCGGGCCAGCAAAGGGAGCGGGTTCGAGCAGTGAAAACACCGTGGCATGAGTACGCTTTCACGCCCACGAACAGCACAAACGCCCGTCATCCAATTCGTGTCGGGTGGGTCTCCCCGGAGTGAGCGAACGCTGGAAGCGGGCAGGCCGGTAGGGGGTAGAAGACGTGGGATGAAAGGGCGTTCAGCGGCTCAGAGAGCCGTTGGATGGGTCCTGGTCCCGAAATCCCCAGACCCGTACAAAACCGGAGGAGCCGCACTTTCCCGGGCGCCTGTAGGGGCCCGAGGGGGTACCCCCCACTCCTGCACACAGCCGAATCGCAGCACGTGATCTAATCAGATCACTTCATGACGTAGGCAAGATCCGGCATGATGCTACTCATGGCTACCCCACTCTCACCTCGATGGATACCTGGTTCGGAGCGCGAACTAGAGCAGGCTTTGACAGAAGGAGTGCTCACCGAGACTCATCATCGTGACGGCAAGCAAGACCTTCGCGAGAAGAAGGATATGGCGAAGGACATGGCGTCGTTCGCGATCGATGGTGGGTTGCTGGTGATCGGTTTGCGCGAAGACAAGGAGGCTGGTCGTTTCTTCTTGGCACCGATCGAGCGTCAGGATCAAGTCGAGGAAACTCCTGAACGGATTGCACTGACCCGGTGCGACCCACCGCTGCTAGTTCGTACTCAGTGGATCGACAGCCACAAGAAGACGGGCCAGGGGTATCTGCTCGTGGAGATTCCAGCGTCATCGTTGGCGCCCCACATGGTGGACGGGAGGTACTACGGGAGGGGTGAGAAGCAGAAGTACCCCTTGTCAGATGCGCAGGTCCAGCGGCTCATGGCTTCCCGGGACATCTCCCTGTCCCGCATCCGTGAGGAGCTCCAACAGGTCGTGACTGAGGACCGGTGGCCGGAAGGAGAAAACCCTCACTTGCATGTAGTGGCCAGGCCAGTGAGTGGGCAGCGTCGACAGTTCCTGGAGGTGACCAACGGGCAGTTCCGGTAGGATTCGCTCCATAGTTTGGTACTGAACGCACCCAGCGCCTCAACGAGTCAAGCCGGACGTTCTACTGACAGCTCAGGCGTTGCTCCAAGGCTCCGGGAATGCAACTCCATCTCGAACACTGCTGGTGGAGTCACGCTATCTGGTAGTCACCGACCTGCCGAGGACGAGGATAGGGACATTTCGCTGACCATTCTGGAGGATGGAGGCCTGCACTTCTTTTCCGCCCGAGCTGGGTCGCGCTACCCCAGTGGACCTACCGTATTCGCGTTTGATCATGCTATAGCGTTCAATGTGCGCTGCCTGGTGGATATCGCCGCTCACTTGTCTCAGGAAACGGGGTACGCTGGTGCCTGGGACATCGCAGTGGAGGTGACCGGTCTTCGAGGAACTGTCACTTCCGCCGCAGCGGGCAACCCCATGTTCACCAGTGTCGGTGTATTCAACAAGGACACGTACTCCGAAGCTGTTCGAGTTTCCAGTATTGAGATGGAGAAACCTGGGTGGGTCACTGAGCATCTCGTCGGGTCGCTGCTGCGCACATTTCGCACAGATGAGCTGTACGCGGGCCTGCTGAGCGATGAGGATTTCTCGCTAGGCTAGAGGTCTTCTAGAGCAGCCCGGGGTGTACTTCACGGGGTCGTCGTGGTGAGAAACGGGGCTTCGCCGCGTTGGCTTCCCGCGCGGTCTTGCGATCGTGATGCCAGGAGCACAGCAACTGGAGGTTACGGAGCCGGTGGTCGTCGCGGTCACGGATGTGGTCGACGTCCGTGCCGTCCTCGGCGCAGATGCTGCCGTCTCCCATGCGCCACTGGCACAGCCCGTGGTCGCGTTCGATTACCTCGGCGCGCAGTGTGGGCCAGTTTGAGGGAAGTTCCTCACGGCGCTGCGAGCCTTCCCATCTGGTTCCTATGCTGCCACCCCCTTGTTGCGTTCTGTAGTTGTGCACCCTTAGGGATTCCGGTACCCCGTTGCGCTGTGTAGTCGGCGCTCAGGAAGAGCGGGCGGTCAGCGAGTGGGTGAGGCCGACCAAGCCGAGCAGCGATGCCAGCGCGGACAACGCGGCTGCTCCGACCCACGCACCGCCGAGCAGGACCAGGTACACGGCCAGCGCACCGAAGATCAGCGCGACCCCGGTGCCGAGGACCACGGACGGTCCGATCGGCTCGCGTTCGCGCAGGGTCGAGGTGTTGACGCGGATGCCTGTGTCGTTCAGGGCGTTGACCGCGCGTTGGCGGGTGATGGTGTCGGCGTCGGGGACGGTGATGTGCAGTGTGGCCATGAGGGTCTCCAAGGTGAGGTGTGGGGGTGTCCTCCGGCGGGCTCAACATCCACCCGGTAACGGGGAGGGATGGGGGTGGTGGAGCCACACGCCGGAGGACACGTGTGTTGTCCGGCAGGGATCGCAGGCAGAGTGGTGGTGGCGAGAATGCTGCGCCCCACCTGTTGTTGGGTGTTCCTGGTGCCTGCCGGACACGTTTAAGGGAGGGCGGAGGCGCGGACGCCGACTGCCCAGAGGAGGTCACCTTCCTGGAGGAAGGGCAAGGTCTTGGCCTCGTAGTGAGGGTCAAGACGAAGGTTGCCGAGGACGTTGCCGACTGCGGTGTCGAAGCTGTCCTCGGCGTCAATCAGGGATGCGCGGCCTTCCCACCTCGGGGAGTACCAGTTCAGAAGCCGGGTGGGGTCACCACCGACTCGAACCCCCAGCACGGGGGACGGGTTTCCTGCCGCGTTCAGGCCGCGCAGGATCGCGGCGAGGGTCATCCCGGAGCCGACCGGGACGACGATCCGTCGTGTCCAGGGGAGGCGGGAGGCCTGTTCGGAGACCTGCTGGAGGTAGGTGGGGTGCTCCATGCCGAAGGGGACGCACGCCCATCCCATCGGGGCGAGGCGTTCGGCGTCGGCCCGGTACCGGGCGCGGATGACTGAGAGGCGCCCGGGGCGGTGCCGGAACAGCTCAGCTCCGGTGGATACCGCCACGCTGGTTTCGGGGGTGACCTTGCCCCAGCCGGTGTGGAGTCGTGCCGGGATGCCGAGGGCTTGGGCAACGAGCGCGGCCCGCTCCAGCTGGGGGCTGATGCGTGCCCCGGCTGAGAGCAGACCAGCGGCACCATCCGCGACGGAGAACAGGGCGCGTGCCTTCGCACCGGAGGCTCCGCCGCGTGACCAGGCGTCCTCGCGCTTGACCAGGACCCCGCCGTGTTCCTCGACCGGAGTGAGGGTGGGGGTGAAGTCGGGGACGGCCTGGGCGCGGGCGAGCAGGATGGAGGTCATTCAGCTTCCAGGTCGATGATGTTCCGGGTCGCCTTCTTGGCGTCGCCCTTGACGAAGGTCAGCACGTACTGGTGGTGCCTGCCCATCTTCCGGCTCGCTCGCCACTGGTTGCCGACGCGGAGAGGTACGGTCCCCAGGACGTTCTGGAGGATCTGGTCGTTGTACAGGCGCATTCCGGCGGCCTCATGGGCTGCGATCGTCAGGGGGACGAGCCCGCGGATGTTGCCCTTGCGATCGCGCAGATCGCCGACAACCCAGGTGGCGAACCGGTCCGTCTTAAGGGTGCGAGCCGTTTCGGAGATCACGTGGGTGTAGGTGTCCACGAAGTCATCCCACTCCATCGCGGAGAGGTCTTCGGGAAGGTCTGAATAGACCTCCAGGTCGTGGTACGGCGGGCACGTGAAGGTGTAGTCGAAGGATTCGTCGGGCAGGGTCGGGACGACCTCGGCGGCGTCACCGGTGATGTACTCGACGGTGCCGTCCTCGATGAGGTTGCGGTCTCGCCAGTCGGTGACCTGGACTTCGTTGGCCTCGACCTGCCGTTGGGACAGGTCTACTCCGAGGTAGTCGTATCCGCCGTGACCGGCAACGAGTCCGCGCACGCTGCCCCCGGCGAACGGGTCGAGAATCCGGCCGTTCGGGGGGACGTACCACTCGTAGCTCACTTCGGCCAGCACCGGGTCGAAGGTCGAGAGGCCGTTGCTGATCTTCATGAGCTGCTGCTTGCCGAACGGTGAGCTGGTGTCCCAGGTCTTGACGCCCTCGCGTCCTGCCTGCGAATCGAACCCGAGTTCCTGCCAGGCGCGCTTGCGGTTCTGCCATACGCCTCGGTCGGAGCGCAGGATGGAGAAGGGGTAGATGCCGTCTACGTCGACGCGGGGCTTGGCGGTGGTGTCGTCGGGCAGGGTCTGCTGCAAGAAGAGGTCCCCCAGGGGTCAGGTGAGGGATGGGATACGGGGCGCGGTCGGCTACCGATCCCTTGCGGTCGCCGAGGCGAAGGTTGGTGCTGAGACACCGGAGGAAAGAGCGTAGGGGCAACCGTTGAAGCGTTCAGGCCGGGATGAGAGGGCGGCGGCGTGCTGCCTGCCGGGTGGCATGTTCGGCCTTGGCCACGTCGAGGAGACGGAAGCGGGGAGAACGGCCGACATAGATGTCGCGGCCGTGCTGGTCCTGGGCTACGGGGAGGTGGCCGCGGTTCTTCCACATGCGCACGGTAGGAACGGTGACTCCGGCTTGGCGTGCGGCCTGCGCGTAGGTCAGTAGCTGGTTGACGTCGAGCAGGTCCACGTGAACACCTCCGGACACGCAAAAACCCTCAACCAGTTCGGTTGAGGGCATAGTTCTCCTAGGCCTCAAACGTAACGCGTTACGTACCGCTCCACAAATTTCTTCATGCTCGGCGTGTCGCGCCTTTTTAGGATGAACCAGAGACATGCGCCTTCGCCGAGGCGAAGCTGGAATCAGATGAGCCGGGTCGCGCGCAAGCGGTACAACTCGAAGGCCTTGTCAAGCACAATGGTCGCTGCTTGCGTGAACGAGAGCAGGTTAGGGATGCTGCCTGTCACTTGGGCGATACACACACCGTCCACAGTCTCAAGCACATTCGTTTCGAGGCCGCTGAGCGTTCCTTGGGTGTCACCATGAGCCAACGCACTGCACAGGTGCCAGATTGCTTTGGCTGAGTTCCCTCCGATCCCAGCCCACTCTCCGGCGGATCGGACCATCTCTCCGTATCCTGCGGGCATGAGGTTGACCCTCTTGTTCGTAACCGGATCGAACTCCGGGATCCCGATTCTCCGTGCCTCTGTGTCGATGTCGGCCTGCCGCTTCACAGCCCACTGCTTGCCCTCCATACCAAGCTCCGAGCGGAGAGTTCCCGAGTCTCCGTACTCCTTTCTCTGGAGTGAAAGGTTGTGCTCGATCCGCTTGAGGCGCAGGCTGGGGGAGAGCACCCACATAGACCGAGCAGCGTTCTCCAGGGCATTGCGCACCAGAGAGAACTGGGCTCCCTGATGGATCGTGAGGTGGAGGTTAGGGGGTTTTTCCCCTGACACGAGAGATGAACGCAAGCAGTGGAGATGGTCGACAGCCACCAGAAGGGGTGCCCACGCAGCCGCGGATACCTTCCACTTAGAGGATTTTGCGTCATCCCCCGCGAGCACGCTCCTCGGTTGAGGGCGACCTGCTTGGGTGTCGCTCTCCAGATCGTTGGAGGCCTTCTGTACAAGGTCCAGTGTTCTCAGGAGCGCTTTGAGATCTGCCTCATCACTCATATGACCAGGTTAGACCTCGTGCTTGAGGATTCGCTAGAGCTTTTTGATGATGCAAGTTCGGGAAGCATCGGCACACATCAAGAGAGTGGCCCTACTCACCAGAGGTGTGCAGGGCCAGGTGCCTCATTCAGATCTCCCCAGAGGTCCTGTTTGCCTTGATCTTGCTGTATTCCACCGTGTCGGTCCACCCATACGGGTTGTCAGCAAGCCGGTACACCTTCCGGCCTGGCATCCCGATGATCGCGCCGATGGTGATGCTCTTCTTGTTGACGCGCTTGATCTCGCACCACACGCCGCTGATGAGAGCGAAGTCGCCCTTGGTGAAGTCGTCGGGGCCGTACAGCTTCACTCCGGCCTCCTGCTGCTCGGCGAGCTGTGTGCGCCAGAAGGCGAGTTCCTCTTCGACCTCGGGGCGCGCTTCCTGGAGCTGAACGCGGTGGTCCTCGTCCCAGGGGTCTTCGATGTCGCGGTCGATCTTGCGCAGACGAGCTTCGAGACGGTCGATGCGGCGCGCGGTGACACGGGGGTCGTACCGCTTCTCCAGGTTCCGCTCCACTCCGGCCTTGCGTGAGTTCCAATAGGAGCTCTTACGGCCCTCCTTCACACCGCGTTCCATCGCTCCGGTGATGCGCTCCTGGTCGCGTCGTGCACGAGGCGCGGAGTGGTGACCGTTGAGGACGGGCTGGCCGGGAGGGCGATGTTCAGAGAGCTCGGAGCCGCGGTTGAACGCGGCCTGGGAACGGCGGCCGGCGTTGTCCGCGTACTCCTCGAAGCGGTCGGCGCGTTCCAGGGCGCGCTCGCGGCGAGCTTCTTCGCGTTCTGCGAATGAAGGCTGGTCTGTGGTCATGATGGTGCTCTCTGTCGGTCGTTGGTGTGGGGGCTGGTTCTGTTCGTGAGTGTGGACAGCGTTTGTCGATCAGTCTCGACAGCACCCCGGAACACCGCATCGGTGTATCGATGAGTTTTGGCAGCGCACAGGCCCTTGCAGTGGCACCATCGAGGTGTTAGCCGCTACGAGGGAGCGCTGATGCCACCGTCGAAGGTCGAGCTGTACGCCGCCATCCGGCGCGACATCAGAGCAGGACTGTCGATCCGCGAGGCCCAGCGCAAACACCAGGTCGGCTTCCGCACGGTCAAGAGGGCCCTGGACTCGGCCTGGCCCGAACCCCGCAAGAAGCTCCCGCCGCGCCAGACCCGTCTGGACGTCTACAAGCCCTTCATCGACGAGATCCTCCGCCAGGACCTGGACGCGCCCCGTAAACAGCGCCACACAGCCAAAAGGATCTTCAACCGCCTCCTGGACGAACACCAGGCCACGGACCTGTCTTACGGGATCGTCCGCCACTACGTGGCCCAGCGCCGCGATCAGATCCGTATCCAGGCCGGCCGCGGCCCGAGTGCCGAGGCCTTCGTGTCCCAGACCCACCGCCCCGGAGCCGAGGCCGAGGTCGACTTCGGCGACGTGACCGTGCGCCTGAACGGGGAACAGGTGGTCCTGTTCTTGTTCAGCTTCCGCCTGTCCTATTCGGGCAAAGCCGTGCACCGCGTCTTCGCCTCCGGAGGCCAGGAAGCGTTCTTCGAGGGCCACGTGCATGCTCTGAGTGTGCTGGGCGGAGTGCCCTTCAGCAAGGTCCGCTACGACAACCTCAAAGCCGCGGTCGCCCAGGTCCTGGGTTTCGCTCGCCAACGGGTGGAGACCGAGCGGTGGACAGCGTTCCGTTCCCACTACGGCATCGAGAGCTTCTACTGCCGCCCCGGAATCCAGGGCGCCCACGAGAAAGGCGGTGTCGAGGGCGACATCGGCTGGTTTCGCCGCAACCACTTCGTCCCCGTCCCCGAGGTCGACTCGTTGGCCGAGTTGAACGCCCTGGTCGAGCAGTGGGACATCGCCGACGGGTCCCGACGGATCGGGACCCGCCCCCGCACCATCGATGAGCACTTCGCCGCTGAACAGCCCCACCTGAAGCCGGTCCCCGAGGAGCCGTTTGAAACGGGCCGGGTGTTCTCCCTGCGGGTGGACCGCTACGCCCAGATCACTGTGCGCACCAACCGCTACTCGGTGCCGGTGCGGCTGATCGGACGCCAAGTCCGTGCGGTCCTGCACGCCTCCGAACTGGTCGTTTACGAGGGCCGCACCGAGGTGGCCCGCCACGAGCGGCTGATCGCCAAGGCCGGATCCCGTCTGGTCCTGGACCACTACCTGGAAGTGCTGCTGCGCAAACCCGGGGCACTGCCCGGCTCCACCGCACTGGAACAGGCACGAGCGGCCGGGAAGTTCACCCCGATCCACGACGCCTGGTGGGAAGCGGTCCGCAAAGCCCATGGGGACGCGGAAGGCACCCGGGCTCTCATCCAGGTACTGCTGCTGAGCCGCCACATGGCCCACGAGCACGTGGTCGCCGGGATCGCCGCAGCGCTGCGGGTGGGGGCGTTGACCTGCGACGCGGTGGCGTTGGAGGCCCGCAAAGCAGCCGAGTCCGAAGAACCCACCGCCCCTTCGGCACCAGCACCCGAGCCTTCCCCGGTCGTGTCGTTGACCGAGCGACGGCTGGCCCAGCTTCCGCCTGATAACCGCCCGCTGCCTTCGGTGGCCGCCTATGACGAACTGCTTCGCCGCCGCACCAGCGGCACGTCCCGCCCCGCAGATGACTAGGAAAGGCACCGCCCTTATGACCACCAGCCGCCCCCGAGGGCTGACCGAGCAGGCTGCTGAGAGCGCGACCGACTCGGCCTGCCGGATGCTCAAGCTGCCCACGATCAGGACCAAGTTCACCGACATGGCCGAGACCGCGGCCCGTGAGCAGATGACCTACACCGGTTTCCTCGCCGAGCTGTTGATGGCCGAGTGCGATGACCGGGCCCGCCGCCGCTCCGAGCGGCGGATCAAGGCCGCGGGCTTTCCCCGGCAAAAGTCCCTGCGCGAGTTCGACTTCGAGGCCAACCCCAGTATCGACCCGGCGGTCGTTCACACGCTGGGCTCCTGCGAGTGGGTGAAGAAGGGACAGCCCCTCTGCCTCATCGGGGACTCGGG
This DNA window, taken from Nocardiopsis exhalans, encodes the following:
- a CDS encoding AlbA family DNA-binding domain-containing protein, whose amino-acid sequence is MLTETHHRDGKQDLREKKDMAKDMASFAIDGGLLVIGLREDKEAGRFFLAPIERQDQVEETPERIALTRCDPPLLVRTQWIDSHKKTGQGYLLVEIPASSLAPHMVDGRYYGRGEKQKYPLSDAQVQRLMASRDISLSRIREELQQVVTEDRWPEGENPHLHVVARPVSGQRRQFLEVTNGQFR
- a CDS encoding class I SAM-dependent methyltransferase, coding for MQQTLPDDTTAKPRVDVDGIYPFSILRSDRGVWQNRKRAWQELGFDSQAGREGVKTWDTSSPFGKQQLMKISNGLSTFDPVLAEVSYEWYVPPNGRILDPFAGGSVRGLVAGHGGYDYLGVDLSQRQVEANEVQVTDWRDRNLIEDGTVEYITGDAAEVVPTLPDESFDYTFTCPPYHDLEVYSDLPEDLSAMEWDDFVDTYTHVISETARTLKTDRFATWVVGDLRDRKGNIRGLVPLTIAAHEAAGMRLYNDQILQNVLGTVPLRVGNQWRASRKMGRHHQYVLTFVKGDAKKATRNIIDLEAE
- a CDS encoding MerR family transcriptional regulator; translation: MDLLDVNQLLTYAQAARQAGVTVPTVRMWKNRGHLPVAQDQHGRDIYVGRSPRFRLLDVAKAEHATRQAARRRPLIPA
- a CDS encoding DUF3560 domain-containing protein; its protein translation is MTTDQPSFAEREEARRERALERADRFEEYADNAGRRSQAAFNRGSELSEHRPPGQPVLNGHHSAPRARRDQERITGAMERGVKEGRKSSYWNSRKAGVERNLEKRYDPRVTARRIDRLEARLRKIDRDIEDPWDEDHRVQLQEARPEVEEELAFWRTQLAEQQEAGVKLYGPDDFTKGDFALISGVWCEIKRVNKKSITIGAIIGMPGRKVYRLADNPYGWTDTVEYSKIKANRTSGEI
- the istA gene encoding IS21 family transposase yields the protein MPPSKVELYAAIRRDIRAGLSIREAQRKHQVGFRTVKRALDSAWPEPRKKLPPRQTRLDVYKPFIDEILRQDLDAPRKQRHTAKRIFNRLLDEHQATDLSYGIVRHYVAQRRDQIRIQAGRGPSAEAFVSQTHRPGAEAEVDFGDVTVRLNGEQVVLFLFSFRLSYSGKAVHRVFASGGQEAFFEGHVHALSVLGGVPFSKVRYDNLKAAVAQVLGFARQRVETERWTAFRSHYGIESFYCRPGIQGAHEKGGVEGDIGWFRRNHFVPVPEVDSLAELNALVEQWDIADGSRRIGTRPRTIDEHFAAEQPHLKPVPEEPFETGRVFSLRVDRYAQITVRTNRYSVPVRLIGRQVRAVLHASELVVYEGRTEVARHERLIAKAGSRLVLDHYLEVLLRKPGALPGSTALEQARAAGKFTPIHDAWWEAVRKAHGDAEGTRALIQVLLLSRHMAHEHVVAGIAAALRVGALTCDAVALEARKAAESEEPTAPSAPAPEPSPVVSLTERRLAQLPPDNRPLPSVAAYDELLRRRTSGTSRPADD